A window from Osmia lignaria lignaria isolate PbOS001 chromosome 8, iyOsmLign1, whole genome shotgun sequence encodes these proteins:
- the LOC117609776 gene encoding LOW QUALITY PROTEIN: uncharacterized protein LOC117609776 (The sequence of the model RefSeq protein was modified relative to this genomic sequence to represent the inferred CDS: deleted 1 base in 1 codon), with protein MEVDAIIEMFSRSDEKFGVKYGNYIGDGDSKTFKAIMDVNPYGDNFQVTKNECIGHVEKRMGSRLRNIKKTKNLGGKGKLTDALIRKLTAYYGLAIRRNIDSVENMKKAIMASYYHLCSTKENPRHEYCPVGNDSWCKWQKALIATGANLDLIEHPAPLHPDVQKHILPIYADLSEENLLERCLGGHTQNNNESFNSTVWRFAPKHLHSGIKIIEIAAYLAAGLFNEGYASVLRTMSALNIVIGKQAKTYADKIDEQRIIRQERRTSLTTKEARKTRREQRMEKNQLYEETEGILYGAGIAD; from the exons ATGGAAGTTGATGCCATAATAGAAATGTTTTCGAGATCAGACGAAAAGTTTGGAGTAAAATATGGCAATTATATAGGAGATGGAGACTCGAAAACTTTCAAGGCAATTATGGATGTAAATCCGTATGGAGATAACTTCCAAGTTACTAAGAACGAATGCATTGGCCACGTCGAGAAAAGAATGGGCAGCAGGcttcgaaatattaaaaaaacaaaaaacctcGGTGGAAAAGGCAAGCTGACTGATGCGCTTATCAGGAAGCTCACCGCATACTATGGCTTAGCCATACGAAGAAATATTGATAGCGTGGAAAATATGAAGAAAGCTATAATGGCCTCGTATTATCACTTATGCTCCACCAAAGAAAATCCAAGGCACGAATACTGCCCGGTAGGAAATGACAGCTGGTGCAAGTGGCAGAAAGCTCTA ATAGCTACAGGAGCAAATTTGGACCTTATAGAACATCCTGCACCACTGCATCCAGACGTGCAGAAGCACATCCTACCAATTtacgcagatttatctgaagagAATCTACTTGAGAGGTGCTTGGGCGGACACACTCAGAACAATAACGAGAGTTTCAACTCAACTGTTTGGCGCTTCGCTCCAAAGCACCTGCACTcaggaataaaaattattgaaattgcaGCATATTTGGCAGCTGGCTTATTTAACGAAGGATATGCTTCAGTTTTAAGAACTATGAGTGCTTTGAATATTGTGATTGGAAAACAAGCAAAAACATACGCCGACAAAATCGACGAACAAAGAATAATTCGACAGGAGCGACGCACCTCATTAACTACAAAAGAGGCTCGAAAAACAAGAAGAGAGCAACGTATGGAGAAAAATCAGCTCTATGAGGAAACAGAAGGAATATTGTATGGCGCAGGAATCGCAGACTAG